One window from the genome of Poecilia reticulata strain Guanapo linkage group LG9, Guppy_female_1.0+MT, whole genome shotgun sequence encodes:
- the golm1 gene encoding Golgi membrane protein 1 isoform X4 produces MGGLGNGRRGGRAPPLMVAALIACILVLGFNYWVSSSRNLELQTKLYELEGQVRRGAAERGVAEMKKNEFQEQIQKQVEEISHIESLRRKQLDTYSQEKAKLQQNISSSTKTIEELKGQLNQMNNDLGKLQKELQRCQANPSILSNKLTVDIAHCQSQVLSQKKLCDEKVAAVKLEVQKNVQKVVPPAGSPTQQKNAETGEQKEEPTGKAAPTEAEAAAAVSQEPNIPQGKGSKASELLINIDTDKESSEQPLIDDLSKAESQTVGLAASENQDKLQQKEGEGKTSEATTRKGLTNHLMDDKDIEVMDVHGEDARTEDQGVQDILIGQEKAEETANGQRPEEPDEYDGDEQVVDGVDLEKEQRNKNTEEEMADYNGDDENEGEFEADKQAALAQN; encoded by the exons ATGGGTGGACTTGGGAATGGTCGGCGTGGAGGAAGAGCCCCTCCTTTAATGGTTGCCGCCCTAATTGCCTGTATCTTGGTTTTGGGCTTTAACTACTGGGTGTCCAGCTCTCGCAACCTGGAGCTACAG ACCAAGCTGTATGAGCTGGAAGGCCAGGTGCGACGAGGAGCGGCTGAGCGAGGCGTCGCAGAGATGAAGAAGAATGAGTTTCAGGAGCAGATTCAGAAACAGGTGGAAGAGATCAGTCACATTGAAAGCCTTCGCAGGAAACAACTGGACACGTACAGCCAAGAGAAG GCTAAATTGCAGCAAAATATTTCCTCCAGCACCAAAACCATAGAGGAACTAAAAG GTCAGCTGAATCAGATGAACAATGACTTGGGGaagcttcagaaagagctgcAGCGTTGCCAGGCCAACCCAAGCATCCTCAGCAATAAGCTCACTGTTGACAT AGCTCACTGTCAGTCTCAGGTTCTGTCCCAAAAGAAGCTGTGTGACGAGAAAGTGGCAGCTGTTAAACTTGAAGTTCAGAAGAATGTTCAGAAAGTCGTTCCGCCTGCAGGTTCTCCCACGCAG CAGAAAAACGCAGAGACTGGAGAACAGAAAGAAGAGCCAACAGGAAAGGCCGCTCCCACAGAggctgaagcagctgcagctgtgagcCAGGAACCAAACATCCCTCAGGGCAAAGGAAGTAAAGCTTCTGAGCTGCTCATCAACATCGACACTGACaaag AGTCGTCAGAACAGCCTCTGATAGACGATCTCTCTAAAGCCGAGTCCCAGACCGTTGGGTTGGCTGCTTCAGAGAATCAggacaaactgcagcagaaagaggGAGAAGGGAAAACGTCCGAGGCGACGACCAGAAAAGGTTTGACAAACCATCTGATGGACGATAAAGACATAGAGGTGATGGACGTTCACGGGGAAGATGCCCGAACTGAAG ATCAGGGAGTGCAGGACATCCTAATCGGTCAAGAAAAGGCAGAGGAGACGGCTAACGGTCAAAGGCCTGAGGAACCAGATGAATATGACGGAGACGAGCAAGTTGTCGATGGAGTTGATTTGGAGAAAGAACAGAGaa ataaaaacacagaggaggaaATGGCTGACTATAATGGCGACGATGAGAATGAAGGAGAGTTTGAAGCTGACAAACAAGCTGCACTTGCTCAAAACTGA
- the golm1 gene encoding Golgi membrane protein 1 isoform X2, which translates to MGGLGNGRRGGRAPPLMVAALIACILVLGFNYWVSSSRNLELQTKLYELEGQVRRGAAERGVAEMKKNEFQEQIQKQVEEISHIESLRRKQLDTYSQEKAKLQQNISSSTKTIEELKGQLNQMNNDLGKLQKELQRCQANPSILSNKLTVDIAHCQSQVLSQKKLCDEKVAAVKLEVQKNVQKVVPPAGSPTQQKNAETGEQKEEPTGKAAPTEAEAAAAVSQEPNIPQGKGSKASELLINIDTDKESSEQPLIDDLSKAESQTVGLAASENQDKLQQKEGEGKTSEATTRKGLTNHLMDDKDIEVMDVHGEDARTEADQGVQDILIGQEKAEETANGQRPEEPDEYDGDEQVVDGVDLEKEQRNKNTEEEMADYNGDDENEGEFEADKQAALAQN; encoded by the exons ATGGGTGGACTTGGGAATGGTCGGCGTGGAGGAAGAGCCCCTCCTTTAATGGTTGCCGCCCTAATTGCCTGTATCTTGGTTTTGGGCTTTAACTACTGGGTGTCCAGCTCTCGCAACCTGGAGCTACAG ACCAAGCTGTATGAGCTGGAAGGCCAGGTGCGACGAGGAGCGGCTGAGCGAGGCGTCGCAGAGATGAAGAAGAATGAGTTTCAGGAGCAGATTCAGAAACAGGTGGAAGAGATCAGTCACATTGAAAGCCTTCGCAGGAAACAACTGGACACGTACAGCCAAGAGAAG GCTAAATTGCAGCAAAATATTTCCTCCAGCACCAAAACCATAGAGGAACTAAAAG GTCAGCTGAATCAGATGAACAATGACTTGGGGaagcttcagaaagagctgcAGCGTTGCCAGGCCAACCCAAGCATCCTCAGCAATAAGCTCACTGTTGACAT AGCTCACTGTCAGTCTCAGGTTCTGTCCCAAAAGAAGCTGTGTGACGAGAAAGTGGCAGCTGTTAAACTTGAAGTTCAGAAGAATGTTCAGAAAGTCGTTCCGCCTGCAGGTTCTCCCACGCAG CAGAAAAACGCAGAGACTGGAGAACAGAAAGAAGAGCCAACAGGAAAGGCCGCTCCCACAGAggctgaagcagctgcagctgtgagcCAGGAACCAAACATCCCTCAGGGCAAAGGAAGTAAAGCTTCTGAGCTGCTCATCAACATCGACACTGACaaag AGTCGTCAGAACAGCCTCTGATAGACGATCTCTCTAAAGCCGAGTCCCAGACCGTTGGGTTGGCTGCTTCAGAGAATCAggacaaactgcagcagaaagaggGAGAAGGGAAAACGTCCGAGGCGACGACCAGAAAAGGTTTGACAAACCATCTGATGGACGATAAAGACATAGAGGTGATGGACGTTCACGGGGAAGATGCCCGAACTGAAG CAGATCAGGGAGTGCAGGACATCCTAATCGGTCAAGAAAAGGCAGAGGAGACGGCTAACGGTCAAAGGCCTGAGGAACCAGATGAATATGACGGAGACGAGCAAGTTGTCGATGGAGTTGATTTGGAGAAAGAACAGAGaa ataaaaacacagaggaggaaATGGCTGACTATAATGGCGACGATGAGAATGAAGGAGAGTTTGAAGCTGACAAACAAGCTGCACTTGCTCAAAACTGA
- the golm1 gene encoding Golgi membrane protein 1 isoform X1, whose protein sequence is MGGLGNGRRGGRAPPLMVAALIACILVLGFNYWVSSSRNLELQTKLYELEGQVRRGAAERGVAEMKKNEFQEQIQKQVEEISHIESLRRKQLDTYSQEKAKLQQNISSSTKTIEELKGQLNQMNNDLGKLQKELQRCQANPSILSNKLTVDIAHCQSQVLSQKKLCDEKVAAVKLEVQKNVQKVVPPAGSPTQQKNAETGEQKEEPTGKAAPTEAEAAAAVSQEPNIPQGKGSKASELLINIDTDKESSEQPLIDDLSKAESQTVGLAASENQDKLQQKEGEGKTSEATTRKGLTNHLMDDKDIEVMDVHGEDARTEEADQGVQDILIGQEKAEETANGQRPEEPDEYDGDEQVVDGVDLEKEQRNKNTEEEMADYNGDDENEGEFEADKQAALAQN, encoded by the exons ATGGGTGGACTTGGGAATGGTCGGCGTGGAGGAAGAGCCCCTCCTTTAATGGTTGCCGCCCTAATTGCCTGTATCTTGGTTTTGGGCTTTAACTACTGGGTGTCCAGCTCTCGCAACCTGGAGCTACAG ACCAAGCTGTATGAGCTGGAAGGCCAGGTGCGACGAGGAGCGGCTGAGCGAGGCGTCGCAGAGATGAAGAAGAATGAGTTTCAGGAGCAGATTCAGAAACAGGTGGAAGAGATCAGTCACATTGAAAGCCTTCGCAGGAAACAACTGGACACGTACAGCCAAGAGAAG GCTAAATTGCAGCAAAATATTTCCTCCAGCACCAAAACCATAGAGGAACTAAAAG GTCAGCTGAATCAGATGAACAATGACTTGGGGaagcttcagaaagagctgcAGCGTTGCCAGGCCAACCCAAGCATCCTCAGCAATAAGCTCACTGTTGACAT AGCTCACTGTCAGTCTCAGGTTCTGTCCCAAAAGAAGCTGTGTGACGAGAAAGTGGCAGCTGTTAAACTTGAAGTTCAGAAGAATGTTCAGAAAGTCGTTCCGCCTGCAGGTTCTCCCACGCAG CAGAAAAACGCAGAGACTGGAGAACAGAAAGAAGAGCCAACAGGAAAGGCCGCTCCCACAGAggctgaagcagctgcagctgtgagcCAGGAACCAAACATCCCTCAGGGCAAAGGAAGTAAAGCTTCTGAGCTGCTCATCAACATCGACACTGACaaag AGTCGTCAGAACAGCCTCTGATAGACGATCTCTCTAAAGCCGAGTCCCAGACCGTTGGGTTGGCTGCTTCAGAGAATCAggacaaactgcagcagaaagaggGAGAAGGGAAAACGTCCGAGGCGACGACCAGAAAAGGTTTGACAAACCATCTGATGGACGATAAAGACATAGAGGTGATGGACGTTCACGGGGAAGATGCCCGAACTGAAG AAGCAGATCAGGGAGTGCAGGACATCCTAATCGGTCAAGAAAAGGCAGAGGAGACGGCTAACGGTCAAAGGCCTGAGGAACCAGATGAATATGACGGAGACGAGCAAGTTGTCGATGGAGTTGATTTGGAGAAAGAACAGAGaa ataaaaacacagaggaggaaATGGCTGACTATAATGGCGACGATGAGAATGAAGGAGAGTTTGAAGCTGACAAACAAGCTGCACTTGCTCAAAACTGA
- the LOC103470221 gene encoding LMBR1 domain-containing protein 2-B-like, translated as MSAAGLCAVVVVVFFMAFYLLHRYGDLRKQHSLVLLGTLLSWYLCFLIVFILPLDVSMTIYNQCIHDNSNLTPSQTQGELSDSAPFQPSSVANVCVKPWSYIPHHVLPVFWRVVYWTSQFLTWLLLPFMQSYARSGAFSIVGKVKTALIENAIYYGTYFLIFICLLIYVSVHLKLRLTRSELQTISITAANTWGLFLLVLLLGYGLVEIPRSYWFSSSNSFLLAKTYFKVAKLATEKASAEENLADVMEEVVDLNESVRFNHSLRKCVDTILTKCPIRYQEEMGRNPQSSHCEGASFPTRSGLIKLHEKVISAVQRHNQTHVQWSLLLDKAFHLEDIAKSQGSQMRVVTRTFSPNHLGWVRRFIYTPTVEWYWECAFRKTFCRLLAVLLSLLSVAVVWSECTFFSAQPILSLFAVFVQKAEQHYNYILIEMVCFVSILFMCVCVYSTVFRIRVFNYYHLVPHHQTDAYSLLFSGMLFCRLTPPLCLNFLGLIHLDSAISHQNRMQTSYTSIMGSMRLLPVIADGFYVYYPMLVVLLCIATIYKLGSRFLNLLGFYQFITDNEFTSELVDEGKELIRRERRIRQRAEDGKNQRWAWRERFRVLATSERSGADYSELDENSPETEMRTSVNRSYGNIEEQHTGLLQDNSGDDSFPNRRSAAGQYLSFAPSLKGLFDDV; from the exons ATGTCTGCTGCTGGATTGTGTGCTGTGGTTGTTGTGGTTTTCTTCATGGCCTTCTACCTTCTCCATCGTTATGGAGACCTGAGGAAACAGCATAGTCTCGTCCTCTTAGGGACGCTTCTGTCCTGGTACCTCTGCTTCCTCATCGTTTTCATCCTCCCACTTGATGTCAGCATG ACCATCTACAACCAGTGCATTCATGACAATTCAAACCTCACTCCCTCTCAAACCCAAGGTGAACTTTCTGATTCAGCTCCTTTCCAGCCTTCAAG TGtagcaaatgtgtgtgtgaagccCTGGAGTTACATCCCGCATCATGTCCTGCCAGTGTTTTGGAGGGTTGTCTATTGGACTTCCCAGTTTCTTACGTG GCTGCTGTTGCCCTTCATGCAGTCCTATGCACGTTCTGGAGCCTTCTCCATTGTTGGGAAGGTTAAAACAGCTCTCAtagaaaatgcaatttattaTGGCACCTacttcctcatcttcatctgCCTGCTGATCTATGTCTCTGTTCATCTAAAGCTGAGGCTCACACG ttCAGAACTCCAGACCATCAGTATCACGGCTGCCAACACCTGGGGCCTGTTCCTTTTGGTGCTGTTGCTTGGCTACGGCTTGGTGGAGATCCCACGATCTTATTGGTTCTCATCTTCAAATAGTTTCTTACTGGCCAAGACGTACTTTAAGGTAGCAAAACTGGCAACAGAGAAAGCTTCTGCAGAGGAGAACTTGGCAGATGTTATGGAG GAAGTTGTAGACCTCAATGAGTCTGTACGGTTCAACCACAGTCTCAGGAAATGTGTAGACACTATTTTGACAAAG TGTCCCATTAGGTACCAGGAAGAGATGGGAAGAAACCCGCAAAGCTCTCATTGTGAAGGTGCTTCTTTTCCTACCAGAAGTGGCCTAATCAAACTTCATGAAAAA GTCATTTCTGCAGTGCAGAGGCACAACCAGACTCACGTTCAGTGGTCCCTCTTGTTGGATAAGGCGTTTCATCTGGAAGATATTGCTAAAAGCCAGGGCAGTCAAATGCGAGTCGTCACCAGAACCTTCTCTCCAAACCATCTCGGCTGGGTCCGCAGGTTTATCTACACTCCTACTGTAG AGTGGTACTGGGAGTGTGCTTTCAGGAAGACTTTCTGCAGGCTGCTGGCAGTGCTCCTTTCTCTCCTTTCTGTGGCAGTCGTCTGGTCTGAGTGTACCTTCTTCAGTGCACAGCCTATCCTCTCTCTGTTTGCTGTCTTTGTCCAGAAAGCTGAACAACATTACAACTACATTTTAATTGAG ATGGTGTGCTTTGTCAGTATCCtcttcatgtgtgtgtgcgtgtattcCACGGTCTTCAGGATACGGGTCTTTAACTACTATCATCTGGTGCCACATCACCAAACTGATGCTTACAGCCTGCTGTTCAGCGGCAT GCTGTTTTGTCGTCTGACTCCTCCACTGTGTCTCAACTTTCTGGGCCTGATACATTTGGACTCTGCCATCTCACACCAGAACAGAATGCAGACATCCTACACCTCT ATTATGGGCTCTATGCGGCTGCTGCCTGTGATAGCTGATGGATTCTACGTCTATTATCCCATGTTGGTGGTGCTGCTTTGCATTGCAACTATTTACAA GTTGGGCTCTCGCTTCTTGAACCTCCTAGGTTTCTATCAGTTCATCACTGACAATGAATTTACCTCCGAACTGGTAGATGAAGGCAAGGAGCTAATAAGAAGag AAAGAAGAATAAGGCAAAGAGCGGAGGATGGGAAAAATCAAAGATGg GCTTGGAGGGAGCGATTCAGAGTCCTGGCGACCTCGGAGCGAAGCGGAGCCGATTACAGTGAGCTGGATGAGAACTCTCCTGAAACAGAGATGAGGACAAGCG TCAACAGAAGCTATGGAAACATAGAAGAACAGCACACAGGTCTACTGCAGGATAACTCTGGTGACGACAGTTTCCCAAATAGAAG ATCCGCAGCTGGACAGTATTTGTCTTTCGCACCTTCTCTGAAAGGCTTGTTTGACGATGTGTAA
- the LOC103470218 gene encoding cationic trypsin-like: MEHYFVFLLLVAGAASNTIEKRILGSESCGKNRQYHVQIESAQGGKSCGGALLNTRWVITASHCAEQTVKVKLGVNNDVSIFTKAVSWFKGNSNKHEQTILAKQQHTFKDEGGNAHDIMLIQLNEDMSAKLPAISLPSGECTKLEPKTKVQIGGMGAKAKGSKPVGEVRCATTEISECGENDKPDSKYSSGESTICAFKPGVESCFGDAGSAVEYKGHLQGIIVSQPVDTCAKTIVMLDICQYMEWIGKTMKEN; this comes from the exons ATGGAGCATTACTTTGTATTCCTTTTGCTGGTTGCAG gTGCTGCATCAAACACTATTGAGAAGAGGATTCTTGGGAGTGAATCGTGTGGCAAGAACCGGCAGTACCATGTCCAGATAGAGTCCGCTCAGGGCGGGAAGTCCTGTGGAGGTGCTCTCCTCAACACCCGCTGGGTCATCACAGCTTCTCACTGTGCAGAGCA GACAGTCAAAGTGAAGCTTGGCGTAAACAACGATGTGTCCATTTTTACAAAAGCTGTCTCCTGGTTCAAAGGCAACTCCAACAAACACGAACAAACTATTCTGGCCAAACAGCAGCACACCTTCAAAGATGAAGGAGGAAATGCTCATGACATTATGCTCATCCAGCTGAATGAGGACATGTCAGCCAAACTTCCTGCCATCAGCCTCCCTTCAGGAGAATGCACAAAGCTAgagccaaaaacaaaagtgcagaTTGGAGGAATGGGAGCAAAGGCAAAAG GCAGTAAACCGGTTGGTGAGGTGAGATGTGCCACCACAGAGATCTCTGAGTGTGGAGAGAATGATAAACCTGACAGTAAATACAGCAGCGGTGAATCTACAATCTGTGCCTTCAAACCTGGAGTGGAGTCCTGCTTT gGCGACGCAGGCTCAGCTGTGGAGTACAAAGGACATCTACAAGGAATTATTGTTAGCCAGCCTGTGGATACATGTGCTAAGACCATTGTAATGCTGGACATCTGTCAGTACATGGAGTGGATTGGTAAAACAATGAAGGAGAACTGA
- the golm1 gene encoding Golgi membrane protein 1 isoform X3: protein MGGLGNGRRGGRAPPLMVAALIACILVLGFNYWVSSSRNLELQTKLYELEGQVRRGAAERGVAEMKKNEFQEQIQKQVEEISHIESLRRKQLDTYSQEKAKLQQNISSSTKTIEELKGQLNQMNNDLGKLQKELQRCQANPSILSNKLTVDIAHCQSQVLSQKKLCDEKVAAVKLEVQKNVQKVVPPAGSPTQKNAETGEQKEEPTGKAAPTEAEAAAAVSQEPNIPQGKGSKASELLINIDTDKESSEQPLIDDLSKAESQTVGLAASENQDKLQQKEGEGKTSEATTRKGLTNHLMDDKDIEVMDVHGEDARTEEADQGVQDILIGQEKAEETANGQRPEEPDEYDGDEQVVDGVDLEKEQRNKNTEEEMADYNGDDENEGEFEADKQAALAQN from the exons ATGGGTGGACTTGGGAATGGTCGGCGTGGAGGAAGAGCCCCTCCTTTAATGGTTGCCGCCCTAATTGCCTGTATCTTGGTTTTGGGCTTTAACTACTGGGTGTCCAGCTCTCGCAACCTGGAGCTACAG ACCAAGCTGTATGAGCTGGAAGGCCAGGTGCGACGAGGAGCGGCTGAGCGAGGCGTCGCAGAGATGAAGAAGAATGAGTTTCAGGAGCAGATTCAGAAACAGGTGGAAGAGATCAGTCACATTGAAAGCCTTCGCAGGAAACAACTGGACACGTACAGCCAAGAGAAG GCTAAATTGCAGCAAAATATTTCCTCCAGCACCAAAACCATAGAGGAACTAAAAG GTCAGCTGAATCAGATGAACAATGACTTGGGGaagcttcagaaagagctgcAGCGTTGCCAGGCCAACCCAAGCATCCTCAGCAATAAGCTCACTGTTGACAT AGCTCACTGTCAGTCTCAGGTTCTGTCCCAAAAGAAGCTGTGTGACGAGAAAGTGGCAGCTGTTAAACTTGAAGTTCAGAAGAATGTTCAGAAAGTCGTTCCGCCTGCAGGTTCTCCCACGCAG AAAAACGCAGAGACTGGAGAACAGAAAGAAGAGCCAACAGGAAAGGCCGCTCCCACAGAggctgaagcagctgcagctgtgagcCAGGAACCAAACATCCCTCAGGGCAAAGGAAGTAAAGCTTCTGAGCTGCTCATCAACATCGACACTGACaaag AGTCGTCAGAACAGCCTCTGATAGACGATCTCTCTAAAGCCGAGTCCCAGACCGTTGGGTTGGCTGCTTCAGAGAATCAggacaaactgcagcagaaagaggGAGAAGGGAAAACGTCCGAGGCGACGACCAGAAAAGGTTTGACAAACCATCTGATGGACGATAAAGACATAGAGGTGATGGACGTTCACGGGGAAGATGCCCGAACTGAAG AAGCAGATCAGGGAGTGCAGGACATCCTAATCGGTCAAGAAAAGGCAGAGGAGACGGCTAACGGTCAAAGGCCTGAGGAACCAGATGAATATGACGGAGACGAGCAAGTTGTCGATGGAGTTGATTTGGAGAAAGAACAGAGaa ataaaaacacagaggaggaaATGGCTGACTATAATGGCGACGATGAGAATGAAGGAGAGTTTGAAGCTGACAAACAAGCTGCACTTGCTCAAAACTGA
- the LOC103470217 gene encoding snake venom serine proteinase 11-like, whose product MKPSCYFVLLVAGSASAVFEKRVLGSESCKDKRSYHVQITSVQGGKSCGGALLNPRWVVTASHCAEQEVKLKFGLNIKWTLKLIGKKLKQTIPIKQQITFKDGEEKAHDIMLIKLNEDVSPKLPTISYDKKSCTRPEEDANVEIGGMGAKKAGGKHVSEVRCATTQISQCGENDKPGSNYNSDEATVMCAFKPGVESCFGDAGSAVEYNGKLHGIIVSQPVDKCAQHIVMLDICHYTEWIDKTMKEHS is encoded by the exons ATGAAGCCTTCCTGTTACTTTGTTTTGCTGGTTGCTg GCTCTGCATCAGCAGTCTTTGAGAAGAGGGTTCTAGGGAGCGAGTCCTGCAAAGACAAGAGGAGCTACCATGTCCAGATAACATCTGTGCAGGGCGGGAAGTCCTGTGGAGGCGCTCTGCTCAACCCCCGCTGGGTCGTCACAGCCTCTCACTGTGCAGAGCA GGAAGTCAAACTAAAATTTGGCTTAAACATCAAGTGGACCTTGAAACTCATTGGGAAAAAACTCAAGCAAACAATTCCAATTAAACAGCAGATAACTTTTAAAGATGGGGAGGAAAAAGCCCATGACATTATGCTCATAAAACTAAATGAGGACGTCTCTCCCAAACTACCCACAATCAGCTACGACAAAAAAAGCTGCACTAGGCCAGAGGAGGATGCAAATGTGGAGATTGGCGGCATGGGAGCAAAGAAAGCAG GAGGTAAACATGTAAGTGAGGTGAGATGTGCCACCACACAGATCTCTCAGTGTGGTGAGAACGATAAGCCTGGCAGTAACTACAACAGCGATGAGGCTACAGTTATGTGTGCATTCAAACCTGGAGTGGAGTCCTGCTTC GGTGATGCAGGCTCAGCTGTGGAGTACAACGGAAAACTCCATGGAATTATCGTCAGCCAGCCTGTGGATAAGTGTGCACAGCACATTGTAATGCTGGACATCTGTCACTACACAGAGTGGATTGATAAAACCATGAAGGAGCACTCATAA
- the golm1 gene encoding Golgi membrane protein 1 isoform X5, with the protein MGGLGNGRRGGRAPPLMVAALIACILVLGFNYWVSSSRNLELQTKLYELEGQVRRGAAERGVAEMKKNEFQEQIQKQVEEISHIESLRRKQLDTYSQEKAKLQQNISSSTKTIEELKGQLNQMNNDLGKLQKELQRCQANPSILSNKLTVDIAHCQSQVLSQKKLCDEKVAAVKLEVQKNVQKVVPPAGSPTQKNAETGEQKEEPTGKAAPTEAEAAAAVSQEPNIPQGKGSKASELLINIDTDKESSEQPLIDDLSKAESQTVGLAASENQDKLQQKEGEGKTSEATTRKGLTNHLMDDKDIEVMDVHGEDARTEADQGVQDILIGQEKAEETANGQRPEEPDEYDGDEQVVDGVDLEKEQRNKNTEEEMADYNGDDENEGEFEADKQAALAQN; encoded by the exons ATGGGTGGACTTGGGAATGGTCGGCGTGGAGGAAGAGCCCCTCCTTTAATGGTTGCCGCCCTAATTGCCTGTATCTTGGTTTTGGGCTTTAACTACTGGGTGTCCAGCTCTCGCAACCTGGAGCTACAG ACCAAGCTGTATGAGCTGGAAGGCCAGGTGCGACGAGGAGCGGCTGAGCGAGGCGTCGCAGAGATGAAGAAGAATGAGTTTCAGGAGCAGATTCAGAAACAGGTGGAAGAGATCAGTCACATTGAAAGCCTTCGCAGGAAACAACTGGACACGTACAGCCAAGAGAAG GCTAAATTGCAGCAAAATATTTCCTCCAGCACCAAAACCATAGAGGAACTAAAAG GTCAGCTGAATCAGATGAACAATGACTTGGGGaagcttcagaaagagctgcAGCGTTGCCAGGCCAACCCAAGCATCCTCAGCAATAAGCTCACTGTTGACAT AGCTCACTGTCAGTCTCAGGTTCTGTCCCAAAAGAAGCTGTGTGACGAGAAAGTGGCAGCTGTTAAACTTGAAGTTCAGAAGAATGTTCAGAAAGTCGTTCCGCCTGCAGGTTCTCCCACGCAG AAAAACGCAGAGACTGGAGAACAGAAAGAAGAGCCAACAGGAAAGGCCGCTCCCACAGAggctgaagcagctgcagctgtgagcCAGGAACCAAACATCCCTCAGGGCAAAGGAAGTAAAGCTTCTGAGCTGCTCATCAACATCGACACTGACaaag AGTCGTCAGAACAGCCTCTGATAGACGATCTCTCTAAAGCCGAGTCCCAGACCGTTGGGTTGGCTGCTTCAGAGAATCAggacaaactgcagcagaaagaggGAGAAGGGAAAACGTCCGAGGCGACGACCAGAAAAGGTTTGACAAACCATCTGATGGACGATAAAGACATAGAGGTGATGGACGTTCACGGGGAAGATGCCCGAACTGAAG CAGATCAGGGAGTGCAGGACATCCTAATCGGTCAAGAAAAGGCAGAGGAGACGGCTAACGGTCAAAGGCCTGAGGAACCAGATGAATATGACGGAGACGAGCAAGTTGTCGATGGAGTTGATTTGGAGAAAGAACAGAGaa ataaaaacacagaggaggaaATGGCTGACTATAATGGCGACGATGAGAATGAAGGAGAGTTTGAAGCTGACAAACAAGCTGCACTTGCTCAAAACTGA